cttttgattttagcCAAATTGACTTTCTAACttaattttgcttttgattAAGCTcttgattaaatcaattaagCTAATCAATAGCTTAATTAAGTCCCTGAATTTAATTGTTTAGCAAGTCTTCCCCAATCTTCAatatctttctttaatttttgatcccaaattctcattattttcttcaaaaagacTATTTATTATTGCAATTGGGCTCCCAACCGGTTTAATTTGGTTTCTCAACCTTCAATTAACTCCTCCTTatctgtttttcatttttttttggataaatttgaagaatttaaaattgggttatgacaaagagtaaaataattttataaaaaaattaaaataaattatgatgattaattcaaaattaataaaatattgaaagaaaaaatttgagaagtaggattttaaaaaagaataaggaaaaaaattaaggtgCTTCACTGTTCATATGAACAGTTCACTGTTCATATGAACAGTGAACCACCGTAATCAATAATTCAAATTCTAGTTCTTTTAGCAAGGAGAAGAATTAACAGTTCGTTAATTGTAGTGATTCTGTCAACAGCCTCAAACCTCTGCTCTCTATTATCGATAATCAGTAGACTCAATGCCTGACTACATATGATAAATTAAGATCTTATGGCTATGGACTCTGCTAGTAAGCATTGGGTGATGTAATTAAGGCCAAAGTTTCATTTGACTAAAGCTGTGGtgatgaataaatattttgaaacccATTAAATGCTGAAAGATCAGCCATACCTACTGATAGACAAGCCACCCTCCATGACAACTGTGTAGTTCCTAGATGGGGCAAAATAGCTGCCTCTTTCGACTCTCCAATTTAATTGCCGTGGTCGCGGTTGCCTGCCGCCCAAGGTTTTGTAGGCTGTAGCATCTTATTGAAGtcattttgaaaagttttaagttttttctttattattatttcatatcaCTATATCAATATACAtgtcaatcaaaattaaattcctttcttatctaatcacgttaaattaaaatttactttgAAAGTATGTTTTCTGGTGTAACATAGACTTAGCTTGACctaagagaacaaaaaaaaattaaatcgcaTTAAAATTGGAACTACTTAttggattttcttcatgaacTAGAGTTCATCCCcaatcaagaaagcaataaagaaTGACACTGAAAGTCAAGATCGGATGCTTGAACATGCAGTTTTTTCCCAAAATCAAGGGTATTTTTGTACGTATTGTAGTCATCTCCTCATTATAAATTCATGCGTCCAAGGCCAGCATAGGCaaccaaaaagaacaaaatgaagAGGTTGAGCTTATTCATGGTATTCCTCCTATGCCTAGCAGCGACTGCAATTGCCCAAAATTGTGGCCGGCAGGCTGGAGGCCAAACCTGCGCTAACAATCTTTGTTGTAGCCAATGGGGTTATTGCGGGACAAGTGACGATCATTGTAATCCTTCCAAGAATTGTCAAAGCAACTGTAGGTCTAGTGGTAGTGGTGGCGGTACTGGTGGCGGTGGTGAAAGTGCTTCAAATGTTAGAGCCACATATCATTATTACAATCCTGACCAAAATGGATGGGACTTGAATGCTGTGAGTGCTTATTGTTCTACATGGGATGCCAATAAGCCTTTGGCATGGCGTCGGAAATACGGCTGGACTGCCTTTTGTGGACCGGTTGGACCCCGTGGACAGGCTTCCTGTGGCAAGTGCTTGAGGGTAAGAGTTAATTAAATAGACACGAAATGCACATATTATATATTGCCCTTTGCTTTATTtgctattcattttttttttcaatagatgTGATTAAGAACAAAGCGCATGATGATTTCCTTAGCAGGAATATTGCTTTTGTTCTGTGATTGATTATTTCACTTgtttagctagctagctagcatagatctttatataaattcattacACATCGAAACCCTAATTGAATTTCATGTAGGTGACCAATACTGGAACCGGAGCTCAAGTAACTGTGAGGATTGTCGACCAGTGCAGCAATGGAGGTCTAGACTTGGATGCTGGGGTGTTTCGACAAATAGATACTGATGGAAGAGGCAATGCTCAAGGCCACCTTATTGTGAACTACCAGTTTGTCAACTGCGGGGACTGAAGCATGACCCTCTAGTTAATTCTATGGCCAAATCAAATAAAAGGGAATACTTATCTTAATAATCCCAATTATTTTGGATTAACAGAACAATTGGAGAAAGTAAACCCTGTACGTCTTGAAATTAATATctgaatgaaatatatatatatataattgcatgACTATTCGCAAATTTGAGTCTCGTCAAGTGGCAATAAGCTTTTGGTTTCGTTGGTGTGCTCTTTTTGGCAGTCCTCCTCCAGTCTCTACGTTGGACAAAGACCAACAACTGTTATCTTTACatgaattctaaattaaaatccATGATCTTCCTTTGTTTGGATATTGTCTATGATCCTTTCTCTTTAAGGTTGGATTTCAGTTTATTATACACTAACGGAATTGGATAGTTTCAACAATGCACCCTTGTTTTTAAGAGAAGGAATGGAGAAGACTGGTGGAGATTGCCTATGatcctttttatattattcaatgtttaaggaagaaaacaacaacaatccaacaaaataaaactgCTATATAgttatctttaaaaacaaataatttataggAGGTAACTTGTAAGTTATTTCAGTTTAttatatactaaaattaaaaaaaaatcatctaataGATGgttcagtggtaagagtttagAACCAAGGAGTTTGCTCcccctgtggtctcaggttcgagccctgtggttgctaatatgatggccactgcaggtttacatggtcgtcaacttcagggctcgtgggattagttgaggtgcgcgcaagctgacccggacacccacgttaataaaaaaaaatacaaaaatatattcttcAAGAATGTCCGGTTTAcctcaatttctttaaaaattcgAAGAGCTCATTGTTGTGAATTGAATTTGACAGGGAGGGAAAATCTTAATTAACTGGTGCTCTTTAAATTTAAGGCTAGATTACTGTTGGCCATTTGATGGTAGTTAAGTCCGTTATTTCTGTAATTAGTAGCCTTATACGTGTCAGATAGAGAGGATGTTGCGGAATATTAATTGTACGTAGCTCTTCTCTATATTGCTAGGCTGTAATAGAATTTGACATTACGCAACACGGATGAATGAAATGAACACaagaacctctctctctctctctctctctctctctctctctctaattcaagaacacaaaatttgaaaaacccagtaaaaaaatcgttaagaaatgaaataaatcaaAGCCACGTTTCTTGAAAATCcccaaattcaaattaataacacaaaacaagaaagacccaa
This window of the Populus trichocarpa isolate Nisqually-1 chromosome 13, P.trichocarpa_v4.1, whole genome shotgun sequence genome carries:
- the LOC7487673 gene encoding pathogenesis-related protein PR-4 translates to MKRLSLFMVFLLCLAATAIAQNCGRQAGGQTCANNLCCSQWGYCGTSDDHCNPSKNCQSNCRSSGSGGGTGGGGESASNVRATYHYYNPDQNGWDLNAVSAYCSTWDANKPLAWRRKYGWTAFCGPVGPRGQASCGKCLRVTNTGTGAQVTVRIVDQCSNGGLDLDAGVFRQIDTDGRGNAQGHLIVNYQFVNCGD